The DNA sequence AAAAGCGACCCTGTTGCCAGGGTCGCTTTTTTTATTCAACCGTTGATCTTTGCGATCAACAAGCCATCTTACTTGCGGCCACCTTCAGCAGCCCACTTCTCGAGCATCGCGGTGGTGACGGACTTCGGACGCTCGATAGCGTAACCGAGACCACGGTCCCAAGTGATGTTGGCCATGCAACCGAGGGCGCGGCCCACACCGAAGAGAACGGTGTAGAAGTCCCACTCACGCAGACCGTAGTACCACTGGATAACACCGGACTGAGCGTCGACGTTCGGCCAGGGATTCTTGGCTTTGCCGTGCTCGGTGAGAACGCCAGGAGCGGTTTCGAAGATCATGGCAACCAGCTTGAAGAGTTTGTCGTCCTTCAGGCCCGGGGTGTTGAGGCAGAACTCACGCTGGGACATGTAGCGCGGGTCGGTCTTGCGCAGAACGGCGTGGCCGTAGCCCGGAACAACCTGACCGGCGTTGAGGGTATCCCACAGAGCCTTGGTAACGAGTTCCTTGGTGGGCTCGACGTCTTTGCAGTATTTCTCCTGGAACTTGAGGGTCCAGTCGAGAACTTCCTGGTTGGCCAGGCCGTGCAGCGGACCGGCAAGACCGTTGAGACCGGCCGAATAAGCATAGTACGGGTCGGACAGCGCCGAGTGGACCAGGTGGGTGGTGTGAGCGGAAACGTTGCCGGACTCATGGTCGGAGTGGAGAATGAAGTACATACGGGCAACGTCTTTGTACTCTTCGCACTGGCCGATCATATGGGCGAAGTTGGCGCCCATGTCCAGATTCGGATCGATGGCGGTCTGGAAGTCGCTGCGATACTTCAGGTTGTAGATGAAGGCGGCGATGATCGGAATACGGGCGCAGAGATCGCTGGCGTCTTCGTAGAC is a window from the Desulfuromonas acetexigens genome containing:
- a CDS encoding citrate (Si)-synthase, which encodes MATLKEVLAQKIADHRPRTTKLVKEFGKVVIDQVTIDQCIGGARDVRCLVTDISYLDPQEGIRFRGKTIPETFEALPKAKGSKYPTVESFWYFLLTGDVPTQAQVDAVVAEWKTRQIVPSYVWDAIRALPRDSHPMVMLSVGILALQKDSKFAAFYNSGKFNKMTAWESVYEDASDLCARIPIIAAFIYNLKYRSDFQTAIDPNLDMGANFAHMIGQCEEYKDVARMYFILHSDHESGNVSAHTTHLVHSALSDPYYAYSAGLNGLAGPLHGLANQEVLDWTLKFQEKYCKDVEPTKELVTKALWDTLNAGQVVPGYGHAVLRKTDPRYMSQREFCLNTPGLKDDKLFKLVAMIFETAPGVLTEHGKAKNPWPNVDAQSGVIQWYYGLREWDFYTVLFGVGRALGCMANITWDRGLGYAIERPKSVTTAMLEKWAAEGGRK